The nucleotide sequence CGATCCCGTAGCTGGCCATTTCGGCCTGCATCTCCTCCATCATTTTCTTGTTCTCCATCTCCATGGCGATGGCCATCATCTCCGCTTCGGCCGCGGCCTTCTTCTTCTTGCTGCCGAACAGGTACATCTGCCCCCTTGCAGGGGTTCGAGGTAGTCCTGGTAGGAGCCACCGTCCCCGCCGAAGACGCTGCCCCGCTCGGCGAAGACCGGCGCGCCGTTGCGGTGCAGTGAGCTGTCGAGCAGCTTGTCGATGATGCGGCCGTTGTTCTTGTAGGTGTTGCGGCTCAGGATCATCACCGGCTCGCCACCCTCCATCTCGCCGACTTCCTCGCCCGTGTCGCGCCGGGTGAGGGCGATGCCCGACTGGCCGTACTGGCTGCCGTGGCGGGGGCCGTCGGGCACGCCGCCGTTGCGCAGGTAGCCACCCCGGGCGAAGGTGGGCGGAGCCTGGGCCTTGATGATGGCGATCTGCGCGATGGTGCTGGCCGCGGCGGCCGCCACACCCACCAGGCCCAGGGGCCAGCCCATGGTCGCCAGCGATTTGAGGGCGGCGGCCGCGCCGTTGATGACGGCCATCGTGATCTGCCCGGCCTGGTCGCGCCGCCAGGCCTTCATCTTCAGCTCCTTCTCCTTGGCGTCGGCCTGGGTGTTGATGTTGGCCACGCCGGTCTCGTAGGTCACCTTGTCGATCAGCCCCTTCTCGTACTGCTGTTGGAGTTTCCTGATCTTGTCGTCGCGCTCGCGGTTGTTGCGGCCGATCTGCACCTTGAGGTACTCCTCGTTGGCCACGCTCATCAGTTCCAGGATGCCCTTCACCCCGTTCAGGATTTCCAGCCCCTTCTCCGTCCAGTTCTGCAGGCGCTCGTTGTTCATCGCCTTCTCGCTGGCCAGCTTCTTACTGAGGTAGTCCATGAAGGTGGTCAGGTCGCCGGTCATCAGGGCCTTGATGGCGCTGAAGAAGTTCTCCTGGTTGGCCTTCCGCTCGGCCAGGCTCTGTTGCTCGGCGGCCTTGGTGTCGGCGTTGTGCTTGGTATTGGCAGCCGTTTTGTCGGCCAGCAGCTTGGCGTCGATGCCGCGCGTGGTGGCGTCGAGCTCATCGAGGATCTGCTTCTTTTTGGCCGAGTCGTCGCCGGCCAGCTTGATGAGCTGGTTACTGGTCTCGAGGGCCTTGGCACGCTCTTTGGCGGCGGTGTCCTCGATGCGCTGGATCTCGTGGCGGTGTTCGAGGTCGATCAGGTCCAGTTTGAGTTTCTGGCGCTGGCTGATGCTCAGGCGCTCGTTGCTCAGGGCATTCTCGATGACGGCCTTGCTGGTGGCGTACTCGCGGTTCTGTCGCTCGGTGCGGGCGGCTTCTTCCAGTTTACTGATTTCGTCGAGCTTTTTCTTCTCTTCGGCCACGGCCTTGGCGCGGGCGTCGGCTTCCAGCTTCTCGGTGTCGGTCTTGAACTTCTCGCGCAGGGCGATCTCGTAGTTGAGTTTGACCAGGTCGTCGGCCTTGGACTTGCGGTTGGTGGCTATTTTGTCCTCCAACTCAAAGGCCATCTGGGCCACTTTGCGCTTGGTCTCATCGGTGATGGCCGCAATGGCCATCTTTTCGATCTCCTTGTTGGCTTTCTCGGTGGCCTCGATCTGCTGGTCGGCGATCCGCTTGGCGGCCTCATTCTCTTTGAGGATCTTGTCGGCCCGCTTCTTGTTTTCGGCTTCCTCCTTTTTGGTCAGTCCCTTGCCGTGGGTATCGACCTCGTTGTTGACGATAGCGTCGATGGTCTTCTTCTCTTCGTCGGCGCGGGCGGTACCCTGCTTTTTGCTCAGGTCGGCCTGGGCGGCGACGGCCTGGCCTTCCACCTCCTTGAACTGATCGACGAAGGTGGATTTCAGCCCGGCCTTGATGGTGTTGAAGGAATTGGTGGCGTTATTCCTTAGCTGCTCGAAGGTGATCTTGCCGTCCAGGAACAGCAGCCCGTCGATGATCAGCTGCAGCACGGCCACCAGGGAAGCCGCCGCCGCCCCGACGAGGCCGAACACGACGGTCAGCGTCTGCATGACCACCTTGGTGCCGTTGGTCTTCTCGTCCAGGCCGAAGAAGGCCCCCACCACCTTGCCCAGGCTGCCGAACAGGCTGCCCAGCACGTCCCAGAGCATCATGAAGGTGTCGAAGAGCGGGGTGCTGCTCTCGATGACGTCACCCATCACGGACTGGAACACGCCGAAGGCGTTGTAGGCCTTCACGATGAAGGGGCTGAGCTTTTCGCCCAGGGCCACGCCCAGGTTGGCCGTGGTGGCCTCCGACTGCTTCTGCTTGAATTCCAGCGTATCGTTGTTGATGGCCGCCATCTTGTAGGCTTCGTCGGTACCCGTGAGCGCGGCCGTGAACTCGGCCACCTGGTCGCGGTGGGTCATCAGGTGCTGGGCGGCCACCACGTTCTCGGTGCCGAATAGTTTCGCCAGCTCGGCGGTCGACAGGTTCTGCTGGGCCAGGTTTTCCAGCGACTTATCCAGCCCGACGATCTGCGGGTTCAGCTCGTCGGCCGACGACATCAGCTTGATCAGCGTGTTGCGGAACATCGTGCCGGCCTGCTCGCCCTTGATGTTGATCGTCGAGAGCGACTGCAAAGCGCCGTTGGTCTGCTCGAATGAGACGTTGGCGGCGTTGGCCACGGTACCCGAGGCTTTCAGGGCACCGGTCATGTCGGCGATCTCGGCCGAGCCGACCTGGGCGCCGGCCGCAATGGCATTGATGAAGCGCCCGGCGTCACTGGCCGGGGCGTTGAACTGGTTGAGCGCCCCGGCCATCAGCTCGGTGGCCGGGGCCAGGTCGATCTTGCCGGCCTGGGAGAGGATAATGGCCTCCTTCGTCACCGAGGCCAGGGCGGCGGCGTTCTCGGTCAGGTCGCTCTTGGCCGAGCCCATCGCCTGGTAGGCCGCCAGCATCTCGTCGCCGGTCTTGCCCATCTGCGGGCCGAGTTCCTTGGCCTGGTCTTTGAGGTATTCCAGCTCGCGGCCGGTGATCTTGGTGTTGGCCGAGAGCTCCTGGGAAGCCGACTCGAATTTCTTGAAGTTCTCGATGGCGTCGCCCACGAACTGCGCCAGCATGCGGCCCGCCTCCACGACGACGCTCATCACGAAGGCCCCCATGATCCAGCTTTTCAGGTTGGACCAAATGCCCTGGGAGCCGCTGGCTTCGTCGGCCACGGCGCGCACGTCTTTCCTAACATTTGATAGTCGGGTGTTGACCTCCTTTAATTCCTCGGTTTTTTTGATGTACTCGTCGGTGCCGGGCGTGAGGTCCTTGATCTCCTTGCCGAGCTGCCGGGCGTAGCCTTCCAGCTGCTTGACGGTCATGCCCGCCTGGCCCATCGTCTCGCGGACGCGGCTGATCTCGGCTTCCAGGGCCTTGATCTCCTTTTGGGATTCGGCCCACTCCTTCGTGCCGCGTTGCAGCTCGGCCTGGGCTTTCTTGGTTTCTTGTAGTTTTTGTTCCAGCTCGCCCAAAGCATTCAGGGCGGGCTTGCCGTTGATGTCCAGGTTCCAGACCGAGTTTTCGACGAGTTGCATCCGTTAACAGAAAAAGGTACGCTACGAAGATGCAGCGTACCTTTTTCGAAAAATTGGACGGGAAAGTTCGGGCCGGTGGAGCAAATGACCCTATAATTTCAAAAAATCACACACAACTGGGGTAAAGTGTAGCCATATCCCTTTCCCTGTATCCCGGTTCATGGGGTATAGCGGCGTGTGGAGCGGCACCTGGGGATACGCGCCTGGGTGGAACGGTTTTGTATAGAACCTTACTAACCAGTATGGTTTCGCTGGTTTAAACAACCACTATCCTATGCTTGTCCTCATTAGCCAACACCGCACCGAGTACGATAATC is from Salmonirosea aquatica and encodes:
- a CDS encoding phage tail tape measure protein, with protein sequence MQLVENSVWNLDINGKPALNALGELEQKLQETKKAQAELQRGTKEWAESQKEIKALEAEISRVRETMGQAGMTVKQLEGYARQLGKEIKDLTPGTDEYIKKTEELKEVNTRLSNVRKDVRAVADEASGSQGIWSNLKSWIMGAFVMSVVVEAGRMLAQFVGDAIENFKKFESASQELSANTKITGRELEYLKDQAKELGPQMGKTGDEMLAAYQAMGSAKSDLTENAAALASVTKEAIILSQAGKIDLAPATELMAGALNQFNAPASDAGRFINAIAAGAQVGSAEIADMTGALKASGTVANAANVSFEQTNGALQSLSTINIKGEQAGTMFRNTLIKLMSSADELNPQIVGLDKSLENLAQQNLSTAELAKLFGTENVVAAQHLMTHRDQVAEFTAALTGTDEAYKMAAINNDTLEFKQKQSEATTANLGVALGEKLSPFIVKAYNAFGVFQSVMGDVIESSTPLFDTFMMLWDVLGSLFGSLGKVVGAFFGLDEKTNGTKVVMQTLTVVFGLVGAAAASLVAVLQLIIDGLLFLDGKITFEQLRNNATNSFNTIKAGLKSTFVDQFKEVEGQAVAAQADLSKKQGTARADEEKKTIDAIVNNEVDTHGKGLTKKEEAENKKRADKILKENEAAKRIADQQIEATEKANKEIEKMAIAAITDETKRKVAQMAFELEDKIATNRKSKADDLVKLNYEIALREKFKTDTEKLEADARAKAVAEEKKKLDEISKLEEAARTERQNREYATSKAVIENALSNERLSISQRQKLKLDLIDLEHRHEIQRIEDTAAKERAKALETSNQLIKLAGDDSAKKKQILDELDATTRGIDAKLLADKTAANTKHNADTKAAEQQSLAERKANQENFFSAIKALMTGDLTTFMDYLSKKLASEKAMNNERLQNWTEKGLEILNGVKGILELMSVANEEYLKVQIGRNNRERDDKIRKLQQQYEKGLIDKVTYETGVANINTQADAKEKELKMKAWRRDQAGQITMAVINGAAAALKSLATMGWPLGLVGVAAAAASTIAQIAIIKAQAPPTFARGGYLRNGGVPDGPRHGSQYGQSGIALTRRDTGEEVGEMEGGEPVMILSRNTYKNNGRIIDKLLDSSLHRNGAPVFAERGSVFGGDGGSYQDYLEPLQGGRCTCSAARRRRPRPKRR